A region of Sesamum indicum cultivar Zhongzhi No. 13 linkage group LG7, S_indicum_v1.0, whole genome shotgun sequence DNA encodes the following proteins:
- the LOC105166528 gene encoding UDP-glucuronate 4-epimerase 6, whose translation MQYYAVMGGASPPDTSKTTKLERYNSYIRRVNSTKLLQASSKLLFRVTLLVALILIFFFTLNYPPLSSADNHHIHSTNHFLASAFYGSGAAWEKQVRHSATPRRPNGFSVLVTGAAGFVGSHCSLALKKRGDGVLGLDNFNSYYDPSLKRARQKLLSKHEIFVVEGDINDAELLNKLFDVVPFSHVLHLAAQAGVRYAMQNPLSYVSSNVAGFVNLLEVAKSADPQPAIVWASSSSVYGLNTQVPFSEIDRTDQPASLYAATKKAGEEIAHTYNHIYGLSLTGLRFFTVYGPWGRPDMAYFFFTKDILQGKGINVYVTQEDKEVARDFTYIDDIVKGCLGALDTAEKSTGSGGKKRAPAQLRVYNLGNTAPVTVGKLVGILESLLNVKAKKHVIKMPRNGDVPFTHANVSLAYRDFGYKPTTDLAAGLRKFVKWYVSYYGIESRAKKGFHSSTNEHSDD comes from the coding sequence ATGCAGTACTATGCAGTGATGGGCGGCGCGTCACCGCCGGACACCAGCAAGACCACCAAGCTCGAGCGGTACAACAGCTACATCCGCCGCGTCAACAGTACTAAGCTCCTCCAAGCCTCCTCCAAGCTCCTCTTCCGCGTCACTCTCCTTGTTGCTTTGATCTTGATCTTCTTCTTCACTCTCAATTACCCACCACTCTCCTCCGCCGACAACCACCACATTCACTCCACCAACCACTTCTTGGCCTCCGCTTTCTACGGCAGCGGCGCTGCCTGGGAGAAGCAGGTCCGCCATTCGGCAACTCCCCGCCGCCCCAACGGCTTCTCAGTTCTCGTCACTGGGGCCGCGGGCTTCGTCGGTTCGCATTGCTCCCTGGCCTTGAAGAAACGCGGGGATGGCGTTCTGGGCCTTGACAACTTCAATTCGTACTACGATCCTTCGCTGAAACGAGCCCGGCAGAAGCTTCTCAGCAAGCACGAAATCTTCGTTGTTGAAGGAGATATCAACGACGCAGAATTGCTGAACAAGTTGTTCGACGTCGTGCCTTTTTCACATGTTCTTCACCTGGCGGCGCAAGCCGGCGTGCGCTACGCCATGCAGAATCCACTCTCTTATGTCAGCTCGAATGTAGCCGGCTTCGTCAATCTCCTGGAAGTAGCCAAATCAGCCGACCCACAGCCGGCCATCGTCTGGGCTTCATCCAGCTCGGTGTACGGCTTGAACACCCAAGTTCCCTTTTCCGAGATCGACCGCACGGATCAGCCCGCCAGCCTCTACGCCGCAACAAAGAAAGCCGGCGAAGAGATCGCCCACACTTACAACCACATCTATGGTCTGTCCCTAACCGGGCTGAGATTTTTCACGGTCTATGGGCCCTGGGGCCGGCCCGACATGGCCTACTTCTTCTTCACGAAAGACATCCTCCAGGGGAAGGGAATAAACGTCTACGTGACGCAGGAGGACAAGGAGGTGGCGCGTGACTTCACGTACATTGACGACATCGTGAAGGGATGCCTCGGTGCGCTGGACACGGCGGAGAAAAGCACCGGCAGCGGCGGAAAGAAGCGAGCACCCGCGCAGCTGAGGGTATACAACCTGGGCAACACCGCCCCCGTCACGGTGGGAAAGCTGGTGGGGATCTTAGAAAGCCTACTGAACGTGAAAGCAAAGAAGCACGTGATCAAGATGCCCAGAAACGGCGACGTCCCGTTCACCCACGCTAACGTGAGCCTGGCGTACAGGGACTTCGGGTACAAACCCACCACGGACTTAGCCGCAGGGCTGAGGAAATTCGTGAAGTGGTACGTCAGTTATTACGGGATAGAGTCAAGGGCAAAAAAGGGATTTCACTCAAGCACCAATGAGCATTCAGATGACTAA
- the LOC105166529 gene encoding Werner Syndrome-like exonuclease isoform X3, whose translation MKTSEPLTPHLPPRPPPRLLQSGMLSVTPMRRIHPFTLLPKHAADCPIRSLFSNNSRTITEIKFGGRTVYSRTVEEVERAAQELLEFVEVKKRKEDQCIFGLDIEWRPTFRRGVAPGKAAVLQICGENSCCYVLHIIHSQIPKSLQRLLEDQTSLKVGVAIANDAAKVSQDYNVSIKTLEDLSDLANRKLGGEPKKWSLSTLTEMLTCRQLPKPNKIRLGNWEVAVLSQEQLNYAATDAYVSWYLYQVLKNLPDPPENKSEEIVVPPNDLISSTGIW comes from the exons ATGAAGACCTCCGAGCCATTGACTCCGCATTTGCCGCCGCGGCCGCCTCCGCGCCTCCTTCAAAGCGGCATGCTCTCAGTTACACCGATGAGGAGAATTCATCCGTTCACTCTCCTCCCAAAACACGCCGCCGATTGCCCGATTCGCTCTTTGTTTTCCAACAACAGCAGAACAATAACAG aaataaaatttggagGTCGCACTGTATACAGCAGAACTGTAGAAGAGGTGGAAAGAGCTGCTCAGGAGCTTCTAGAATTTGTGGAagttaagaaaagaaaggaggaTCAATGCATCTTTGGTCTGGATATTGAGTGGAGACCCACTTTTAGAAGAG GTGTTGCACCTGGGAAGGCTGCAGTTTTGCAGATATGTGGGGAAAATAGTTGTTGCTATGTATTGCACATTATTCATTCTCAAATACCTAAGAGTTTGCAACGTCTTCTTGAGGACCAAACATCTTTAAAG GTGGGTGTGGCCATTGCAAATGATGCTGCCAAGGTTTCGCAAGATTATAATGTATCAATTAAGACTTTGGAGGATCTTTCTGATCTGGCCAACCGAAAGCTTGGTGGAGAACCCAAGAAGTGGAGTCTATCAACTTTAACTGAAATGCTCACTTGTAGACAG CTTCCTAAGCCAAACAAAATCAGACTTGGAAATTGGGAAGTTGCAGTTCTGTCACAGGAACAATTAAACTATGCTGCAACTGATGCATATGTCTCTTGGTACCTATATCAG GTGCTGAAAAACCTTCCAGATCCTCCTGAGAACAAAAGCGAGGAAATAGTTGTCCCACCTAATGACTTGATATCATCAACCGGCATCTGGTAG
- the LOC105166529 gene encoding Werner Syndrome-like exonuclease isoform X4, giving the protein MGSEIPNSDTGWDYPLTDEDLRAIDSAFAAAAASAPPSKRHALSYTDEENSSVHSPPKTRRRLPDSLFVFQQQQNNNRSSLSFSPCSRNRFNRSGNNSYMSPFRGVAPGKAAVLQICGENSCCYVLHIIHSQIPKSLQRLLEDQTSLKVGVAIANDAAKVSQDYNVSIKTLEDLSDLANRKLGGEPKKWSLSTLTEMLTCRQLPKPNKIRLGNWEVAVLSQEQLNYAATDAYVSWYLYQVLKNLPDPPENKSEEIVVPPNDLISSTGIW; this is encoded by the exons ATGGGAAGCGAAATTCCCAATTCAGATACCGGTTGGGATTATCCCCTCACCGATGAAGACCTCCGAGCCATTGACTCCGCATTTGCCGCCGCGGCCGCCTCCGCGCCTCCTTCAAAGCGGCATGCTCTCAGTTACACCGATGAGGAGAATTCATCCGTTCACTCTCCTCCCAAAACACGCCGCCGATTGCCCGATTCGCTCTTTGTTTTCCAACAACAGCAGAACAATAACAGGTCATCCTTATCTTTTTCACCTTGCTCCAGAAATCGCTTTAACCGTAGCGGAAATAATTCTTACATGTCTCCTTTTCGAG GTGTTGCACCTGGGAAGGCTGCAGTTTTGCAGATATGTGGGGAAAATAGTTGTTGCTATGTATTGCACATTATTCATTCTCAAATACCTAAGAGTTTGCAACGTCTTCTTGAGGACCAAACATCTTTAAAG GTGGGTGTGGCCATTGCAAATGATGCTGCCAAGGTTTCGCAAGATTATAATGTATCAATTAAGACTTTGGAGGATCTTTCTGATCTGGCCAACCGAAAGCTTGGTGGAGAACCCAAGAAGTGGAGTCTATCAACTTTAACTGAAATGCTCACTTGTAGACAG CTTCCTAAGCCAAACAAAATCAGACTTGGAAATTGGGAAGTTGCAGTTCTGTCACAGGAACAATTAAACTATGCTGCAACTGATGCATATGTCTCTTGGTACCTATATCAG GTGCTGAAAAACCTTCCAGATCCTCCTGAGAACAAAAGCGAGGAAATAGTTGTCCCACCTAATGACTTGATATCATCAACCGGCATCTGGTAG
- the LOC105166529 gene encoding Werner Syndrome-like exonuclease isoform X1, translating into MGSEIPNSDTGWDYPLTDEDLRAIDSAFAAAAASAPPSKRHALSYTDEENSSVHSPPKTRRRLPDSLFVFQQQQNNNRSSLSFSPCSRNRFNRSGNNSYMSPFREIKFGGRTVYSRTVEEVERAAQELLEFVEVKKRKEDQCIFGLDIEWRPTFRRGVAPGKAAVLQICGENSCCYVLHIIHSQIPKSLQRLLEDQTSLKVGVAIANDAAKVSQDYNVSIKTLEDLSDLANRKLGGEPKKWSLSTLTEMLTCRQLPKPNKIRLGNWEVAVLSQEQLNYAATDAYVSWYLYQVLKNLPDPPENKSEEIVVPPNDLISSTGIW; encoded by the exons ATGGGAAGCGAAATTCCCAATTCAGATACCGGTTGGGATTATCCCCTCACCGATGAAGACCTCCGAGCCATTGACTCCGCATTTGCCGCCGCGGCCGCCTCCGCGCCTCCTTCAAAGCGGCATGCTCTCAGTTACACCGATGAGGAGAATTCATCCGTTCACTCTCCTCCCAAAACACGCCGCCGATTGCCCGATTCGCTCTTTGTTTTCCAACAACAGCAGAACAATAACAGGTCATCCTTATCTTTTTCACCTTGCTCCAGAAATCGCTTTAACCGTAGCGGAAATAATTCTTACATGTCTCCTTTTCGAG aaataaaatttggagGTCGCACTGTATACAGCAGAACTGTAGAAGAGGTGGAAAGAGCTGCTCAGGAGCTTCTAGAATTTGTGGAagttaagaaaagaaaggaggaTCAATGCATCTTTGGTCTGGATATTGAGTGGAGACCCACTTTTAGAAGAG GTGTTGCACCTGGGAAGGCTGCAGTTTTGCAGATATGTGGGGAAAATAGTTGTTGCTATGTATTGCACATTATTCATTCTCAAATACCTAAGAGTTTGCAACGTCTTCTTGAGGACCAAACATCTTTAAAG GTGGGTGTGGCCATTGCAAATGATGCTGCCAAGGTTTCGCAAGATTATAATGTATCAATTAAGACTTTGGAGGATCTTTCTGATCTGGCCAACCGAAAGCTTGGTGGAGAACCCAAGAAGTGGAGTCTATCAACTTTAACTGAAATGCTCACTTGTAGACAG CTTCCTAAGCCAAACAAAATCAGACTTGGAAATTGGGAAGTTGCAGTTCTGTCACAGGAACAATTAAACTATGCTGCAACTGATGCATATGTCTCTTGGTACCTATATCAG GTGCTGAAAAACCTTCCAGATCCTCCTGAGAACAAAAGCGAGGAAATAGTTGTCCCACCTAATGACTTGATATCATCAACCGGCATCTGGTAG
- the LOC105166529 gene encoding Werner Syndrome-like exonuclease isoform X2: protein MGSEIPNSDTGWDYPLTDEDLRAIDSAFAAAAASAPPSKRHALSYTDEENSSVHSPPKTRRRLPDSLFVFQQQQNNNRSSLSFSPCSRNRFNRSGNNSYMSPFREIKFGGRTVYSRTVEEVERAAQELLEFVEVKKRKEDQCIFGLDIEWRPTFRRGVAPGKAAVLQICGENSCCYVLHIIHSQIPKSLQRLLEDQTSLKVGVAIANDAAKVSQDYNVSIKTLEDLSDLANRKLGGEPKKWSLSTLTEMLTCRQTRFLVHKEGGIGAGMVHHSCTGMTD from the exons ATGGGAAGCGAAATTCCCAATTCAGATACCGGTTGGGATTATCCCCTCACCGATGAAGACCTCCGAGCCATTGACTCCGCATTTGCCGCCGCGGCCGCCTCCGCGCCTCCTTCAAAGCGGCATGCTCTCAGTTACACCGATGAGGAGAATTCATCCGTTCACTCTCCTCCCAAAACACGCCGCCGATTGCCCGATTCGCTCTTTGTTTTCCAACAACAGCAGAACAATAACAGGTCATCCTTATCTTTTTCACCTTGCTCCAGAAATCGCTTTAACCGTAGCGGAAATAATTCTTACATGTCTCCTTTTCGAG aaataaaatttggagGTCGCACTGTATACAGCAGAACTGTAGAAGAGGTGGAAAGAGCTGCTCAGGAGCTTCTAGAATTTGTGGAagttaagaaaagaaaggaggaTCAATGCATCTTTGGTCTGGATATTGAGTGGAGACCCACTTTTAGAAGAG GTGTTGCACCTGGGAAGGCTGCAGTTTTGCAGATATGTGGGGAAAATAGTTGTTGCTATGTATTGCACATTATTCATTCTCAAATACCTAAGAGTTTGCAACGTCTTCTTGAGGACCAAACATCTTTAAAG GTGGGTGTGGCCATTGCAAATGATGCTGCCAAGGTTTCGCAAGATTATAATGTATCAATTAAGACTTTGGAGGATCTTTCTGATCTGGCCAACCGAAAGCTTGGTGGAGAACCCAAGAAGTGGAGTCTATCAACTTTAACTGAAATGCTCACTTGTAGACAG ACTAGATTTCTAGTTCACAAAGAAGGAGGGATAGGAGCTGGTATGGTACATCATTCATGCACAGGGATGACTGACTAG